From the genome of Impatiens glandulifera chromosome 9, dImpGla2.1, whole genome shotgun sequence, one region includes:
- the LOC124916648 gene encoding exosome complex component RRP4 homolog, whose amino-acid sequence MRNVQLPFSQTQKIRLQNALEKLESLSTKGNSDATVIVADTIPVNYEDGVLKGHGTNDLDGEVVATICGVVERVNKLVYVRGLRARYKPEIGDIIVGRVIEVAQKRWRLEINFRQDAVLMLSSMNLPDGIQRRRTAVDELNMRSIFGEYDVICAEVRGFQHDGSLHLQARSQKYGKLKRGQLLTVPPYLVKRRKQHFHHLDQYGIDLIVGCNGFIWVGEHVESKEDNIDDQMDVSEEQSGKSIGGEEENVDTPLDTRHYICRAANAVRALSNLGFSITLEVIMGVVNLSLSMNIDIHDMLGSEFCVLVAEKEAERRSSTKRKG is encoded by the exons ATGAGAAATGTACAATTACCGTTTAGTCAAACACAAAAGATCAGATTGCAGAATGCCTTGGAGAAGCTAGAGTCATTGTCAACAAAGGGAAATTCCGATGCTACAGTCATCGTGGCAGACACCATTCCAGTCAATTACGAAGATGGAGTTCTCAA GGGGCATGGAACAAACGATTTGGATGGAGAAGTAGTTGCTACAATCTGTGGTGTGGTCGAGAGGGTCAATAAACTCGTCTACGTTCGAGGTTTGAGGGCCAG GTACAAGCCTGAAATTGGAGATATCATAGTTGGACGTGTGATTGAG GTTGCTCAAAAGCGCTGGAGGTTGGAGATTAATTTTAGGCAAGATGCCGTGTTGATGCTATCTTCTATGAATTTGCCCGATGGTATTCAG AGACGAAGAACTGCAGTGGATGAGCTCAATATGCGCAGCATTTTTGGAGAGTATGATGTCATTTGT GCCGAGGTACGAGGCTTCCAACATGATGGTAGTTTACATTTACAAGCAAGAAGTCAGAAGTATGGAAAG CTCAAGAGAGGACAGTTGCTAACAGTCCCTCCTTATCTTGTTAAGAGGCGAAAACAACATTTTCACCACCTAGACCAGTATGGTATTGACTTAATTGTTGGCTGTAATGGTTTTATATGGGTTGGTGAGCATGTTGAATCCAAAGAAGATAATATAGATGATCAGATGGACGTATCTGAGGAACAGAGTGGCAAGTCCATCGGAGGAGAAGAAGAGAACGTGGACACTCCATTGGATACTAGGCATTACATTTGTCGGGCTGCAAATGCTGTCCGAGCTTTGTCTAATCTAGGGTTTAGCATTACCCTAGAAGTGATCATGGGCGTAGTGAACTTGAGTCTTTCTATGAATATCGATATCCACGACATGCTTGGGTCAGAATTCTGTGTCCTGGTTGCAGAGAAAGAAGCTGAACGAAGAAGCTCTACGAAAAGGAAGGGTTGA
- the LOC124916647 gene encoding serine carboxypeptidase-like 31 isoform X1, with protein sequence MDWFPLIIVILISSSACVVPVIGGRHGRFPKEKQVSSLQGVGDLVMNLPGQPEVGFRHYAGYVNVNAENGRSLFYWFYEASTLPEERPLVLWLNGGPGCSSVGYGATQEIGPFVVDTDGHTLKFNTYSWNREANMLFLESPVGVGFSYSNTTADYDKLGDDFTAIDAYAFLHNWFLKFPSYRNQIFYIAGESYAGKYVPELADLILNKNTDSSLFIDLRGILLGNPETCDAEDWKGLVDYAWSHAVVSDETHKTIRESCDFNSNNTWSNEDCSQAVEEVLRQYKEIDIYSLYTSVCGSASIEQSLQSMQVVFKTNSKMMPRILGGYDPCLDEYATKYYNRPDVQRALHVSNGIHLKNWTICNMKIFNNWLDSKESVLPIYNRLIGAGMRIWIYSGDTDGRVPVLSTRYSLNSLGLPITRSWRPWYHQKQVGGWFQEYKGLTFATFRGAGHAVPIFKPGESLAFFSSFIRGESPPFER encoded by the exons ATGGATTGGTTTCCACTTATCATAGTAATTCTTATTTCATCATCAGCTTGTGTAGTGCCTGTTATAGGCGGTAGACATGGCCGATTTCCCAAAGAGAAACAGGTGAGTTCACTGCAGGGAGTCGGGGATCTAGTGATGAACTTGCCTGGCCAGCCTGAGGTTGGTTTCAGACACTATGCTGGATATGTAAACGTTAACGCGGAAAATGGAAGATCTCTCTTCTACTGGTTCTATGAGGCCTCAACCTTACCAGAAGAGAGACCTTTGGTTCTTTGGCTCAATGGAG GGCCTGGGTGCTCTTCTGTGGGATATGGAGCAACACAAGAGATAGGACCCTTTGTTGTGGACACAGATGGCCACACTCTCAAATTTAACACTTACTCATGGAATCGAG AAGCAAACATGTTGTTCTTGGAATCTCCTGTTGGAGTTGGTTTTTCATATTCAAATACCACTGCTGATTATGACAAACTTGGAGATGACTTTACAG CTATTGATGCATATGCGTTTCTGCACAATTGGTTTCTCAAATTCCCATCCTACAGAAACCAGATCTTTTACATCGCCGGAGAAAGCTATGCAG GTAAATATGTTCCTGAGCTGGCTGATTTAATCCTCAACAAAAACACGGATTCCTCTCTATTCATCGATCTCAGGGGTATCTTG cTTGGAAATCCGGAAACGTGTGATGCCGAGGATTGGAAGGGACTGGTGGATTATGCATGGAGCCACGCAGTGGTGTCGGATGAGACCCATAAAACAATAAGAGAGAGTTGCGATTTCAACAGCAACAACACATGGAGTAATGAGGACTGCAGCCAAGCTGTCGAGGAAGTTCTCAGACAATACAAGGAAATAGACATCTACAGTCTCTACACATCGGTATGCGGTTCGGCCAGCATCGAACAAAGTCTCcaatccatgcaagtcgtgtTCAAGACCAACTCTAAAATG ATGCCTAGGATCTTGGGCGGCTACGATCCTTGTCTCGATGAGTATGCCACGAAATATTACAACAGACCCGACGTCCAGAGGGCACTCCATGTTAGCAACGGAATCCACCTGAAGAACTGGACCATATGCAA CATGAAAATATTCAACAACTGGCTAGATTCAAAGGAATCTGTTCTCCCCATATACAATAGGCTTATTGGGGCCGGGATGAGAATATGGATATACAG CGGAGACACAGATGGGAGGGTTCCTGTATTATCGACAAGATATAGCTTAAACTCTTTGGGACTTCCCATTACCAGATCATGGAGGCCTTGGTATCACCAGAAGCAG GTGGGTGGTTGGTTCCAAGAATATAAAGGTCTGACTTTCGCAACCTTTAGAGGAGCTGGACACGCAGTGCCCATCTTCAAACCGGGAGAGTCGCTAGCCTTCTTCTCATCCTTTATTCGGGGCGAATCTCCTCCTTTTGAGCGATAG
- the LOC124916647 gene encoding serine carboxypeptidase-like 31 isoform X2, translated as MNLPGQPEVGFRHYAGYVNVNAENGRSLFYWFYEASTLPEERPLVLWLNGGPGCSSVGYGATQEIGPFVVDTDGHTLKFNTYSWNREANMLFLESPVGVGFSYSNTTADYDKLGDDFTAIDAYAFLHNWFLKFPSYRNQIFYIAGESYAGKYVPELADLILNKNTDSSLFIDLRGILLGNPETCDAEDWKGLVDYAWSHAVVSDETHKTIRESCDFNSNNTWSNEDCSQAVEEVLRQYKEIDIYSLYTSVCGSASIEQSLQSMQVVFKTNSKMMPRILGGYDPCLDEYATKYYNRPDVQRALHVSNGIHLKNWTICNMKIFNNWLDSKESVLPIYNRLIGAGMRIWIYSGDTDGRVPVLSTRYSLNSLGLPITRSWRPWYHQKQVGGWFQEYKGLTFATFRGAGHAVPIFKPGESLAFFSSFIRGESPPFER; from the exons ATGAACTTGCCTGGCCAGCCTGAGGTTGGTTTCAGACACTATGCTGGATATGTAAACGTTAACGCGGAAAATGGAAGATCTCTCTTCTACTGGTTCTATGAGGCCTCAACCTTACCAGAAGAGAGACCTTTGGTTCTTTGGCTCAATGGAG GGCCTGGGTGCTCTTCTGTGGGATATGGAGCAACACAAGAGATAGGACCCTTTGTTGTGGACACAGATGGCCACACTCTCAAATTTAACACTTACTCATGGAATCGAG AAGCAAACATGTTGTTCTTGGAATCTCCTGTTGGAGTTGGTTTTTCATATTCAAATACCACTGCTGATTATGACAAACTTGGAGATGACTTTACAG CTATTGATGCATATGCGTTTCTGCACAATTGGTTTCTCAAATTCCCATCCTACAGAAACCAGATCTTTTACATCGCCGGAGAAAGCTATGCAG GTAAATATGTTCCTGAGCTGGCTGATTTAATCCTCAACAAAAACACGGATTCCTCTCTATTCATCGATCTCAGGGGTATCTTG cTTGGAAATCCGGAAACGTGTGATGCCGAGGATTGGAAGGGACTGGTGGATTATGCATGGAGCCACGCAGTGGTGTCGGATGAGACCCATAAAACAATAAGAGAGAGTTGCGATTTCAACAGCAACAACACATGGAGTAATGAGGACTGCAGCCAAGCTGTCGAGGAAGTTCTCAGACAATACAAGGAAATAGACATCTACAGTCTCTACACATCGGTATGCGGTTCGGCCAGCATCGAACAAAGTCTCcaatccatgcaagtcgtgtTCAAGACCAACTCTAAAATG ATGCCTAGGATCTTGGGCGGCTACGATCCTTGTCTCGATGAGTATGCCACGAAATATTACAACAGACCCGACGTCCAGAGGGCACTCCATGTTAGCAACGGAATCCACCTGAAGAACTGGACCATATGCAA CATGAAAATATTCAACAACTGGCTAGATTCAAAGGAATCTGTTCTCCCCATATACAATAGGCTTATTGGGGCCGGGATGAGAATATGGATATACAG CGGAGACACAGATGGGAGGGTTCCTGTATTATCGACAAGATATAGCTTAAACTCTTTGGGACTTCCCATTACCAGATCATGGAGGCCTTGGTATCACCAGAAGCAG GTGGGTGGTTGGTTCCAAGAATATAAAGGTCTGACTTTCGCAACCTTTAGAGGAGCTGGACACGCAGTGCCCATCTTCAAACCGGGAGAGTCGCTAGCCTTCTTCTCATCCTTTATTCGGGGCGAATCTCCTCCTTTTGAGCGATAG